The proteins below come from a single Chryseobacterium bernardetii genomic window:
- a CDS encoding SusC/RagA family TonB-linked outer membrane protein: protein MKKTLATFAVFLLPLYITAQEIAVSGNVKSESGISVSGVNITDKNTGKTATTDENGNFTISANPKDILEFFSPDFSVYTVEVSSKKQYSIVLKKNNEKQIEGVVITALGIAKKKEKIGYSTQEVGTKQFETITTPSIGNLFSGQVAGLNVSNPTGMQQAPQFTLRGNSNLVFVIDGVIVEKEVFQNLDPNNIENINVLKGATASALYGSRGRYGAILITTKSAKKKGFSVEFSQNTMITGGFTNLPKTQTEYGNGSQGKYEFWDGADGGVNDGDMIWGPKFVPGLKIAQWNSPIRDKVTGQVIPWYGAVTGTQYNDKARYERVPIDWKYHDNLDTFLKPAIINNNNFAISYRNNKDIYRFSGNFMNYDDRVPNSYLQRYGINFSSENHLGDKLIFDTKFNFNQTFTPNVPNYDYNPSGHMYTILIWMGADVDGKALKNHMWIPGKEGVAQANWNYAWYNNPWFGAEYYKNQNRTNIINAQTGLEYKATKDFSVKGKISIVENHNKQEIFSPYSYFNYSAPRSGGYILNDMKTWNLNYDVLATYKKKISENFDFTINAGGSAFYYKNNRSERSTDGLRIPEVYTFENSIGAIKNYTYLKEKLIYSAYSTIDIGLYNAFFINISGRNDWSSTLPKANRSYFYPSASISAVISNLVKMPESINMLKLSASWAKVAYDFQPYSIRNYYSNNKGISFNGNPTYLYPTTLNVENTLKPEQTKSYELGLSAGLFNNRITLDATYFRTLDYNNILEFPSAESSGFISQYVNGNEYTTKGFEISLGLVPVKTSNFTWKTLINWSTYEQKLTSIYNNMPNYKNIKLGERMDSYYDYTWQKSPDGQVILDAKSGMPTRANTPSNLGHFNPDWTFGFNNAFKYKKISLNIGIDGSIGGIMRSQVVEKMWWGGKHPNSVTYRDLEYANPGTYYFVPKGVNYDPATGLYTQHTKPINFQDWAQNYPYQARVTQDESEEFANVFDRTFIKLRSVVLEYDFSSLLNPKGMIKGFTANISAYNLAMWKKSKNLYSDPDFQIKTGRTDDIANDIQDPSSRWFGIGFNLKF from the coding sequence ATGAAGAAAACTTTAGCTACGTTTGCAGTTTTTTTGCTTCCCTTATATATTACAGCTCAGGAGATTGCTGTTTCCGGAAATGTAAAATCTGAAAGCGGCATCAGTGTTTCAGGAGTAAATATTACCGATAAGAATACAGGGAAAACCGCTACAACAGATGAAAATGGGAATTTCACCATTTCCGCGAATCCCAAAGACATCCTGGAATTTTTCTCACCTGATTTTTCTGTTTATACAGTGGAGGTTTCTTCAAAAAAACAGTATTCCATTGTATTGAAAAAGAACAATGAGAAACAGATTGAAGGTGTTGTAATTACCGCACTCGGAATTGCCAAGAAGAAAGAAAAAATTGGATATTCTACCCAGGAAGTAGGAACCAAACAGTTTGAAACCATTACCACGCCAAGTATCGGGAATTTATTTTCAGGGCAGGTAGCCGGCCTTAATGTTTCTAACCCAACAGGAATGCAGCAGGCGCCTCAATTTACCTTAAGGGGAAATTCCAATCTTGTATTTGTGATTGATGGAGTGATTGTAGAAAAAGAAGTTTTCCAGAATTTAGACCCCAACAACATAGAAAATATCAACGTACTGAAAGGAGCAACGGCGTCTGCACTTTACGGTTCCAGGGGACGATATGGCGCCATTCTCATTACCACAAAAAGCGCTAAAAAGAAAGGCTTTTCTGTGGAATTCTCTCAAAATACTATGATTACAGGCGGGTTTACCAATCTTCCTAAAACACAGACTGAATATGGAAATGGCTCCCAGGGGAAATATGAATTCTGGGACGGAGCTGATGGCGGAGTGAATGACGGAGATATGATCTGGGGACCGAAATTTGTTCCTGGATTAAAAATAGCTCAATGGAACAGCCCGATAAGAGATAAGGTAACCGGACAGGTTATTCCCTGGTATGGCGCTGTTACAGGAACCCAATACAATGATAAAGCAAGATATGAAAGGGTTCCGATTGACTGGAAATACCATGATAATCTGGATACTTTCTTAAAACCTGCCATTATCAACAATAATAATTTTGCGATCAGCTATCGGAATAATAAAGACATCTACAGGTTTTCAGGAAACTTCATGAATTATGATGACAGGGTTCCCAATTCTTACCTGCAGAGGTACGGAATTAACTTCTCTTCTGAAAACCATTTAGGAGACAAGCTAATTTTTGATACAAAATTTAACTTCAACCAGACTTTTACTCCTAATGTTCCTAACTACGATTACAATCCTAGCGGGCATATGTATACCATTCTGATCTGGATGGGTGCCGATGTGGACGGAAAAGCATTAAAAAACCATATGTGGATCCCGGGAAAAGAGGGCGTGGCACAAGCTAACTGGAATTATGCATGGTACAACAACCCATGGTTCGGTGCTGAATATTATAAAAATCAAAACAGAACCAACATCATTAATGCACAGACCGGGTTAGAATATAAGGCAACAAAAGATTTCTCAGTAAAAGGCAAAATATCAATTGTTGAAAACCATAACAAACAGGAAATATTCAGTCCGTACTCTTATTTTAATTACAGCGCTCCGAGAAGTGGCGGATATATCCTGAATGATATGAAAACATGGAACCTGAACTATGATGTACTGGCAACTTATAAGAAAAAGATATCTGAAAATTTTGATTTTACCATCAATGCCGGAGGTTCTGCATTTTACTACAAGAATAACAGGAGTGAAAGATCTACAGACGGCTTAAGGATTCCTGAAGTTTACACATTTGAAAATTCCATCGGGGCAATCAAAAACTATACTTACCTGAAAGAGAAACTGATCTACAGTGCTTACTCTACTATTGATATCGGGCTTTACAACGCTTTCTTCATCAATATTTCCGGACGTAATGACTGGTCTTCTACCTTACCAAAAGCCAACAGATCTTATTTTTACCCTTCAGCATCCATCAGTGCTGTGATTTCCAATCTGGTAAAAATGCCGGAATCCATCAATATGCTGAAGCTTTCTGCCTCATGGGCAAAAGTGGCTTACGATTTCCAGCCTTACTCCATCAGGAACTATTATTCAAATAACAAAGGAATCAGCTTTAATGGGAACCCAACTTACCTGTATCCTACAACATTAAACGTAGAAAATACTTTAAAACCTGAACAAACGAAATCTTATGAACTGGGATTGAGTGCCGGTCTTTTTAATAACAGAATTACTTTAGATGCCACTTATTTCAGAACGCTTGATTATAATAACATTCTGGAGTTTCCAAGTGCTGAATCATCTGGTTTCATCTCACAATATGTGAATGGCAATGAATATACAACAAAAGGATTCGAAATTTCACTTGGACTTGTTCCAGTAAAGACAAGTAATTTTACATGGAAAACCTTAATCAACTGGAGTACTTATGAGCAAAAGCTGACTTCTATTTATAATAATATGCCTAATTACAAGAATATCAAATTAGGAGAAAGGATGGACAGCTATTATGATTATACCTGGCAAAAATCACCGGACGGACAGGTAATTCTGGATGCCAAATCAGGAATGCCAACAAGAGCCAATACTCCAAGTAATCTGGGCCATTTTAATCCGGACTGGACTTTTGGATTCAACAATGCCTTTAAGTATAAAAAAATATCCTTAAATATCGGAATTGACGGAAGTATCGGAGGGATCATGAGATCGCAGGTGGTTGAGAAAATGTGGTGGGGCGGAAAACACCCGAATTCTGTAACTTACAGGGATCTTGAATATGCTAACCCGGGAACCTATTATTTTGTACCGAAAGGGGTAAACTACGATCCGGCAACAGGGCTTTACACCCAGCATACAAAACCTATCAACTTCCAGGATTGGGCTCAGAATTATCCATACCAGGCCAGAGTAACCCAGGATGAAAGTGAAGAGTTTGCCAATGTTTTCGACAGGACTTTTATCAAATTAAGATCTGTAGTCCTTGAATATGATTTCTCTTCATTACTGAATCCAAAAGGCATGATCAAAGGATTCACCGCCAATATTTCAGCTTACAATCTCGCGATGTGGAAAAAGTCTAAAAATCTTTATTCGGATCCTGATTTCCAGATCAAAACAGGCAGAACGGATGATATTGCGAATGATATTCAGGATCCTTCAAGCAGGTGGTTCGGAATAGGATTTAACCTTAAGTTTTAA
- a CDS encoding SusD/RagB family nutrient-binding outer membrane lipoprotein, whose product MKNNININNKKTKTAKWLIKTIFAAGLLTLASCESNLDKINENPNDQASIDPKYLLTYVSKATFQVDGDNMYASRMMIGTDGENKYQYMKWNEASFEVYSKALLNTVKMMQEAEKIKNKNYVAIGKFLRAYHFFTISLKVGSIPYTEAVKGESGITQSKYDSQDVVMAGILSELKEANDLINTNDKIEGDIVFNGDAAKWKKLINSFRLKILITLSKKTTVGSYNIATEFASIAGSQPLMTSISDNGELKFADAADSRYTMFNNSGYGSSLYMADYFINLFKDRKDPRLFTFASQTTGAKEAGKAITDFTGYNGGDPISPYSENAKLITAKNISKVNDRFYKDPTNEPSSVLSYSELEFILAEAAARGWISGSAKTHYDNAIKASFSFYQTYVKNPGQYFAGFDVNQYLATPLVAYDNSAPLQQQVEKIITQKYMTMFHQSQWTSYYDYLRTGYPNYPLKSGTPAPFRFRYPQSEYNYNSENLKAALTAQYGGNDNINSKPWWLQ is encoded by the coding sequence ATGAAAAACAATATCAATATTAATAACAAAAAGACCAAAACAGCTAAATGGCTGATAAAGACAATATTTGCAGCAGGACTCTTAACCTTAGCCTCCTGCGAGTCAAATCTTGATAAAATCAATGAAAACCCTAATGACCAGGCCAGCATTGATCCCAAATATCTTTTAACATACGTCTCCAAAGCTACATTCCAGGTGGATGGAGACAATATGTACGCTTCCAGAATGATGATTGGTACCGATGGTGAAAATAAATACCAGTATATGAAATGGAACGAAGCTTCTTTTGAAGTATACTCGAAAGCACTTCTGAATACGGTAAAAATGATGCAGGAAGCAGAAAAGATTAAGAACAAGAATTATGTGGCTATTGGTAAATTTCTAAGGGCTTATCATTTCTTTACCATCAGTTTAAAGGTGGGAAGTATTCCTTATACCGAAGCTGTAAAAGGAGAATCAGGTATCACACAATCCAAATATGATAGCCAGGATGTAGTGATGGCTGGAATTTTATCAGAATTAAAGGAAGCAAATGATCTTATTAATACCAATGATAAAATTGAAGGAGACATTGTTTTCAACGGTGATGCTGCTAAATGGAAAAAGCTTATCAACTCTTTCCGCCTGAAAATTCTCATCACTTTGTCTAAAAAAACAACAGTTGGAAGCTACAATATCGCCACAGAATTTGCATCCATTGCAGGAAGCCAGCCTCTGATGACTTCAATATCAGATAATGGTGAGCTTAAATTCGCTGATGCTGCTGACAGCAGATACACCATGTTCAACAACAGTGGATATGGATCTAGCCTGTATATGGCAGATTATTTCATTAATCTGTTTAAAGACAGAAAAGATCCGAGACTATTCACTTTTGCTTCCCAGACTACCGGAGCCAAAGAAGCAGGAAAAGCAATTACAGACTTTACGGGATACAATGGTGGAGACCCTATTTCCCCTTATTCTGAGAATGCAAAATTGATCACAGCAAAAAATATCTCTAAAGTAAACGACCGTTTTTATAAGGATCCCACTAATGAACCATCTTCAGTGTTAAGCTATTCTGAGCTGGAGTTTATTCTGGCTGAAGCTGCCGCCAGAGGATGGATATCAGGATCTGCAAAAACCCATTATGACAATGCAATTAAAGCAAGTTTCAGCTTTTATCAGACCTATGTAAAGAATCCGGGGCAGTATTTTGCAGGTTTTGATGTGAATCAGTATCTGGCAACGCCTTTGGTAGCGTATGATAATTCAGCTCCGTTACAGCAGCAGGTAGAAAAAATCATTACTCAGAAATACATGACCATGTTCCATCAGTCACAATGGACTTCCTATTATGATTATTTAAGAACAGGATATCCTAATTATCCTTTAAAATCGGGTACACCTGCTCCATTCAGATTCAGATATCCCCAGTCTGAGTATAATTACAACAGTGAAAATTTAAAAGCCGCTCTTACAGCTCAATATGGGGGAAATGATAATATTAACTCCAAACCTTGGTGGTTACAATAG
- a CDS encoding phosphocholine-specific phospholipase C, translating into MNRREFLEKSSILLAGLGTSSVLHPAILKALAIDPAAQSTFYDAEHVVILMQENRSFDHAFGALKGVRGFLDKRTFIKQDGHSAFFQKDKTGKYAAPARLDLRNTKSTWMSSLPHSWENQQQAFNKGKYDQWLQAKASGNENYKNIPLTLGYYNREDLPFYYQLADAFTIFDQYFCSSMTGTTPNRLFHWSGTLREQQNGKSKANVVNDDIDYDKARQAKWKSFPEILEEQNVSWRIYQNEISLPKGLSGEQEAWLSNFTDNPIEWFSKYNVKFSKGYYEHIPKMIASLKQEILKKPDQKERLEAIIAELIEDQVKYHPDNYSKLSQQEKNLHEKAFTTNANDPDYHSLEIGKDEHGERLVVPKGDVLFQFRKDVEEKKLPLVSWLVAPEHFSDHPGSPWYGAWYISEVLNILTKDPEMWKKTIFIINYDENDGYFDHVIPFAPPLNPSQPVDINGKSGVEYVSKDQEYMSDPTLKEYEKTEGTIGLGYRVPMIIASPWTKGGFVNSEVSDHTSVLQFLEKFIMKKFNKNVHLDNISEWRRAICGDLTSAFNASNVKAPQMDYLDQKDYTKTINAAKNKPVPQLKWYTENELKNDLLDIQEKGIKPSNPLPYNFHVNLEGGKIKMTNLKENGVPLHLYDRTQMNSNNYYFSYALYSGKELSHSVTLSENYDYEVFGPNGFFRKFKGKSTPATEVILINNTSNNQVELIIKNGKKGNITLENLYTKSKKIIPLQKSEEKIVINLASYKGWYDLKITSEEHSWHFAGRIETGKVSVSDPHWA; encoded by the coding sequence ATGAACAGAAGAGAATTTTTAGAAAAATCGAGTATTTTATTGGCCGGATTGGGAACCTCAAGCGTTTTACACCCGGCTATCTTAAAGGCTTTGGCTATAGATCCGGCTGCACAGTCCACTTTTTATGATGCAGAGCATGTTGTTATTCTGATGCAGGAAAACCGTTCTTTCGATCATGCTTTTGGGGCTCTTAAAGGAGTTCGCGGGTTTCTGGATAAAAGGACTTTTATTAAACAGGATGGCCATTCTGCCTTTTTCCAAAAAGATAAAACCGGAAAATACGCAGCGCCGGCCCGTCTGGATCTGAGGAATACCAAATCAACATGGATGAGCTCTCTTCCGCATTCCTGGGAAAACCAGCAGCAGGCGTTCAATAAAGGGAAATACGACCAATGGCTTCAGGCAAAAGCTTCGGGTAATGAAAACTATAAAAATATTCCACTTACCTTAGGATATTACAATCGTGAAGACCTTCCGTTCTACTATCAGCTTGCAGATGCTTTTACCATATTTGACCAGTATTTTTGTTCGTCTATGACGGGAACCACGCCCAACAGGCTTTTCCATTGGTCCGGAACCTTAAGGGAGCAGCAAAACGGTAAATCAAAAGCAAATGTAGTAAATGATGATATTGACTATGATAAAGCCAGACAGGCCAAATGGAAGAGTTTTCCTGAAATTTTAGAAGAGCAGAATGTTTCATGGCGTATTTATCAGAATGAGATCAGTCTTCCAAAAGGCTTATCAGGAGAGCAGGAAGCATGGTTAAGTAATTTTACAGATAATCCGATTGAATGGTTTTCAAAATATAATGTGAAGTTTTCAAAAGGATATTATGAACATATTCCTAAAATGATTGCTTCACTGAAGCAGGAAATCCTTAAAAAACCCGATCAGAAAGAAAGGCTGGAAGCTATTATTGCGGAATTAATTGAAGATCAGGTAAAATACCATCCGGATAATTATTCAAAACTTTCTCAACAGGAGAAAAACCTTCATGAAAAGGCCTTTACTACCAATGCTAATGATCCGGACTACCACAGTCTGGAAATTGGAAAAGATGAACACGGAGAAAGATTGGTTGTTCCGAAGGGCGACGTATTATTCCAGTTCCGTAAGGATGTGGAAGAAAAAAAACTTCCGTTGGTTTCCTGGCTGGTAGCTCCCGAGCACTTCTCAGATCATCCGGGATCGCCCTGGTATGGCGCCTGGTATATTTCTGAGGTTTTAAATATCCTGACGAAAGACCCTGAAATGTGGAAAAAAACGATTTTCATTATCAATTATGATGAAAATGATGGTTATTTCGATCACGTCATTCCTTTTGCCCCACCATTGAATCCAAGCCAGCCGGTTGATATCAATGGAAAAAGCGGAGTGGAGTATGTGAGCAAGGACCAGGAATATATGTCTGATCCTACTTTAAAAGAGTATGAGAAAACGGAAGGAACAATAGGGCTTGGCTACAGAGTACCGATGATTATTGCGTCCCCATGGACGAAGGGCGGTTTCGTAAATTCTGAAGTTTCAGATCATACTTCCGTATTGCAGTTCCTGGAGAAGTTCATCATGAAGAAATTCAATAAAAATGTTCATCTAGACAATATCAGCGAATGGAGAAGGGCAATCTGCGGTGATCTTACCTCAGCTTTTAATGCTTCTAATGTTAAGGCGCCACAAATGGATTACCTGGATCAGAAGGATTATACAAAAACCATCAATGCAGCTAAAAATAAACCTGTTCCTCAATTAAAATGGTATACCGAGAATGAGCTGAAGAATGATTTGCTTGATATCCAGGAAAAAGGGATAAAGCCTTCCAACCCGCTTCCCTACAACTTTCATGTGAACCTGGAAGGAGGAAAAATAAAAATGACCAACCTGAAAGAAAATGGTGTTCCGCTTCACCTTTACGACAGAACCCAGATGAACAGCAATAATTATTATTTCTCTTATGCTTTATACTCCGGAAAAGAACTCTCTCACTCGGTTACATTATCAGAAAACTATGATTATGAGGTTTTCGGCCCGAATGGTTTTTTCAGGAAGTTTAAAGGGAAAAGCACTCCAGCAACGGAGGTTATTCTTATTAATAATACTTCAAACAATCAGGTTGAGCTGATCATTAAGAATGGTAAAAAAGGAAATATTACACTTGAAAACCTTTATACAAAAAGTAAAAAAATAATACCTCTTCAGAAATCGGAAGAGAAAATAGTGATTAACCTTGCCTCATATAAAGGCTGGTATGATCTGAAAATAACATCAGAAGAACATAGCTGGCATTTTGCAGGAAGAATAGAAACAGGTAAAGTTTCTGTTTCAGATCCACATTGGGCGTAG
- a CDS encoding WxL protein host-binding domain-containing protein, whose amino-acid sequence MQFSFLHAGIVVLNGLTHSYKIENGKVYKGKIAIENTGNTPQSVKLFLQDFTYHADGTINYTALHSHKRTNGDWIKLNTNLVTLKGKEKTEIFYEVTVPDRALDPGSYWSVIIVEPVEDIKPSDKQPGVSITSVIRYAIQVITDYDTEKAKPDLRFENIKVEKEEGKQTVKVAIANNGNLYCKSTASIEIYNRKTGEKVGTFSSLKMGLLPSTSKTFYIDISKVPPAQYKATVIATDEDENAFALNVELEVKND is encoded by the coding sequence TTGCAGTTCAGTTTTTTACATGCTGGCATTGTGGTTCTTAATGGACTTACGCATTCCTACAAAATAGAAAACGGAAAAGTTTACAAAGGAAAAATTGCTATTGAAAATACAGGAAACACTCCGCAAAGTGTAAAATTATTTTTACAGGACTTCACCTATCATGCAGATGGAACCATTAATTATACTGCGTTGCATTCCCATAAGAGGACCAATGGAGATTGGATAAAACTCAACACCAATCTGGTAACCTTGAAAGGTAAAGAAAAGACAGAAATCTTTTATGAAGTTACCGTACCTGACCGGGCATTAGATCCCGGCAGTTACTGGAGTGTTATTATTGTAGAACCTGTAGAGGATATAAAACCCAGCGACAAACAACCCGGAGTAAGCATTACCTCTGTGATACGATATGCTATCCAGGTCATTACAGATTACGATACCGAAAAGGCCAAGCCGGACCTTAGATTCGAAAATATCAAAGTAGAAAAAGAAGAAGGAAAACAAACGGTAAAAGTAGCGATTGCCAACAATGGAAATCTTTATTGTAAATCAACCGCATCTATTGAAATCTATAACCGCAAAACAGGAGAGAAAGTTGGGACTTTTTCTAGCTTAAAAATGGGGCTGCTGCCTTCTACTTCTAAAACCTTCTACATTGATATCAGTAAAGTACCTCCCGCTCAGTACAAAGCTACGGTTATAGCAACGGATGAAGACGAGAACGCTTTTGCGCTCAATGTGGAATTAGAAGTAAAAAATGATTAA
- a CDS encoding COG1470 family protein: MIKTWTLFIFIFFPLFALSQQQSPRLISKKDSLMPGMSTSIPFSLQNNSQENKVYDISVTTSSSYIIPILEKGELQIPSQETSVYLVPLRISAETTQGEYSVTLNIADRSSGLSFTKTSYITISPNRKLSLTALDSPEFIRAGETIYASFLLKNNGNITEHLILESKNSIIDHDSSMILGPNKAKTITIHKTTNPELGQNEYQNLNLSVYSKDNPKEHQTVYISTQVISVKPANQDIYHRLPVVASLSFVGMKNMGVYNDGFQGEIYGKGTLDKENKNQIEFHAATHNPIELNTFTQYEEYFLNYKRDNLFIHLGDKTYSSSYLTEFARYGRGAEIRYNFNKLSIGGFYNRPRFFRDIKDEFNIYSALKIRKESEISVGYLYKMPMREESISTNIGLNSEAHLPYTKGKFKVSKNINISGEFAYSTIKRAEGTAYMAQAEVNFDKLNGNLAYMKASPQFAGYFTNTHTLSGYLQYRLTKRISVLANYMQDAKNFQRDTLFLAAPYRKFLQYGIQYKYLAKGSILINHGFQKYQDRLEPKQFDYYERFFRVSVDQRIGIFQINLEGQFGNTDNYLTGFNGHSSLYAANLSFEKFRTFFSLFGSYAVTSRYQLQNQKQFYYGARVFSKFSEKTSVSIFYQNNYIPEEYFKDRNLFEFLFHQQLFPGNELDLSGRYSLQRGQIGDKDFIFSVRYTWRPNIPVQKTAQYTSLSGNVGNLGIKKTDGIRLMLGNYLSVTDKDGNYIFKNVIPGNYFLEIDRSTTAINDIPTVVFPAAVSLINEENIFNFGLTTAAKVQGYIRLSETEEKSLPDIETIQFKKGRNKRESIIIEAISNDQTYRKVCFIEEDFDFTYLRPGDWTIKLYRNGLDKRYKILNDKFQFTLKPSEVKKIDIQIVKQQIEIKYQQESLRVGYNKIKK; the protein is encoded by the coding sequence ATGATTAAAACCTGGACTTTATTTATCTTTATATTCTTCCCGTTATTTGCATTATCTCAGCAGCAATCACCCCGATTGATCAGTAAAAAAGATAGCTTAATGCCGGGAATGTCTACTTCTATTCCCTTCAGCCTGCAAAATAATTCTCAGGAAAATAAAGTTTATGATATTTCAGTTACCACGTCAAGTTCTTATATCATTCCTATTTTAGAAAAAGGAGAACTTCAGATCCCATCACAGGAAACTTCAGTATATCTTGTTCCTTTACGTATTTCAGCAGAAACTACACAGGGAGAATATTCTGTCACATTAAATATTGCTGACCGTTCTAGTGGACTGTCTTTCACAAAAACGTCTTATATCACCATTTCTCCAAACCGGAAACTTTCCCTTACAGCCCTCGATTCTCCGGAATTTATAAGGGCAGGGGAAACTATTTATGCTTCTTTTCTCTTAAAAAATAATGGCAACATAACGGAACATCTTATTCTGGAAAGTAAAAATTCAATCATAGATCATGATTCTTCCATGATTCTGGGGCCTAACAAAGCAAAAACAATAACCATACATAAGACCACGAATCCGGAATTGGGGCAGAATGAATACCAAAACCTAAATCTTTCGGTATACTCAAAAGACAATCCTAAAGAACACCAAACGGTTTACATAAGTACGCAGGTTATATCCGTAAAGCCTGCCAATCAGGATATCTATCACAGACTTCCCGTAGTGGCATCTTTATCCTTCGTCGGAATGAAAAATATGGGAGTATATAACGATGGTTTTCAGGGTGAAATCTATGGTAAGGGTACACTGGATAAGGAAAATAAAAATCAGATTGAATTTCATGCAGCAACCCACAACCCTATAGAGCTAAATACTTTTACACAGTACGAAGAATATTTCCTGAACTATAAAAGAGATAATCTGTTTATTCACTTAGGTGATAAAACATATTCTTCTTCATACTTAACGGAGTTTGCCAGATATGGCCGTGGCGCAGAAATCCGGTATAATTTTAACAAGCTGAGTATAGGTGGTTTTTATAACCGTCCAAGATTTTTCAGGGATATTAAGGATGAGTTTAACATCTATTCCGCATTGAAAATTCGTAAAGAGTCTGAAATCTCAGTTGGCTATCTGTATAAAATGCCCATGAGAGAAGAATCTATTTCCACAAATATAGGTTTAAACTCTGAAGCACATCTTCCCTATACTAAAGGAAAGTTCAAAGTTTCAAAAAATATTAATATTTCCGGGGAATTTGCTTACAGCACAATAAAAAGAGCAGAAGGGACAGCTTATATGGCACAGGCTGAGGTAAATTTTGATAAACTCAACGGAAATTTAGCCTATATGAAGGCAAGCCCTCAGTTTGCGGGATATTTTACCAATACCCATACTTTAAGCGGATATCTGCAATACAGGCTGACTAAGAGAATAAGTGTTCTTGCCAATTATATGCAGGATGCTAAAAACTTTCAGAGAGATACCTTATTTCTGGCAGCTCCTTACAGAAAGTTTCTGCAATACGGGATACAGTATAAATATCTGGCCAAAGGCTCTATACTCATCAACCATGGTTTTCAGAAGTACCAGGACCGTTTAGAACCTAAACAGTTTGATTACTATGAACGTTTCTTCAGAGTGAGTGTAGATCAGCGTATCGGAATATTCCAGATCAATCTTGAAGGGCAGTTTGGAAATACGGATAATTATCTGACGGGGTTTAACGGTCATTCAAGTTTGTATGCAGCTAATCTTTCATTCGAAAAGTTCAGGACTTTTTTTAGCCTCTTTGGAAGTTATGCTGTCACTTCAAGATATCAATTGCAAAATCAAAAACAATTTTATTACGGAGCAAGGGTGTTCAGTAAGTTCTCTGAAAAAACCAGTGTAAGCATATTTTATCAGAACAATTATATTCCTGAAGAATATTTCAAAGACAGGAATTTATTTGAATTCCTGTTTCATCAGCAGTTATTCCCCGGAAATGAACTTGATCTTTCAGGGAGATACTCATTACAAAGAGGACAAATAGGAGATAAAGATTTTATATTTTCAGTGCGTTATACATGGCGGCCTAATATTCCGGTACAGAAAACGGCCCAATATACTTCCTTATCCGGAAATGTTGGTAACCTTGGTATAAAAAAAACAGATGGGATAAGATTAATGCTGGGTAATTATTTGTCGGTTACTGATAAGGATGGAAATTATATATTTAAAAATGTAATTCCAGGCAATTATTTCCTCGAAATAGACCGTTCAACTACTGCCATCAATGATATTCCTACCGTCGTATTTCCGGCAGCGGTTTCTCTTATTAATGAAGAAAACATTTTTAATTTCGGGCTTACTACAGCCGCCAAAGTACAGGGGTATATTCGGCTTTCTGAAACAGAGGAAAAAAGCTTGCCGGATATTGAAACGATCCAATTTAAAAAAGGGAGAAATAAAAGAGAGAGCATCATTATAGAAGCCATTAGTAATGATCAGACGTATCGTAAAGTCTGTTTTATAGAAGAAGATTTTGACTTCACTTATCTCAGGCCAGGAGACTGGACTATTAAGCTTTACAGAAACGGCCTTGATAAGAGGTATAAAATTTTAAACGACAAGTTCCAGTTTACATTAAAACCTTCAGAGGTAAAAAAAATAGACATTCAGATTGTTAAACAACAGATAGAAATTAAATATCAACAGGAATCCTTAAGAGTAGGATATAATAAAATAAAAAAATAA